The following coding sequences lie in one Oncorhynchus gorbuscha isolate QuinsamMale2020 ecotype Even-year linkage group LG10, OgorEven_v1.0, whole genome shotgun sequence genomic window:
- the LOC124046247 gene encoding uncharacterized protein LOC124046247, with translation MAFHASKCCRIVLCNHYVVKALSTQHMKLFAPSSTAKMLRFYSSDTQEENELQLVTLAHSIAAVAVTIQGVAVPGGRRRRINQDVLPFSAFLTGDFCRRHTYLRVSMMEECNLCCTTAKRPLSLPKTRIFQGSSPPLSYVPHPRVLTSAMTLQQYHSISGGGQPSKDVSCLSGYTVSTVQPGVSCSGTHQCGRIPQWSHIVKRSRYGGDSASSVAPRSKYGNGDLLATPSYQTKASGSDTHTNVLSHNDTDCLKYTVTRGPNLIKNSSTRTSGIPSLCTLLRNAKTGPLVGQHSIRLCHRQTSRDVPQAKLKQPTQEHLEADANSSHYLKPDNPTTAQLTHTDAQGRASMVDVGSKSPTRRSATATATVHLGPTTFGLLRDNQLAKGDALAVAQLAGIMAAKQTSALIPLCHPLPLDHISVTFNLDASRLAAVVTATAHTTGRTGVEMEALTAVTVAALTLYDMCKAVSHDITVTDVKLVSKTGGKRDFHREP, from the exons ATGGCTTTTCATGCCAGCAAGTGCTGCCGCATTGTACTGTGCAACCATTACGTTGTCAAGGCCCTGTCAACGCAGCACATGAAACTATTTGCGCCAAGCTCAACAGCCAAAATGCTGCGGTTCTATTCCAGTGATACGCAAGAGGAAAATGAACTTCAACTCGTAACTCTTGCACACTCAATTGCAGCTGTCGCCGTAACGATACAG GGGGTGGCTGTCCCAGGGGGCCGGAGGCGAAGGATAAACCAGGACGTTCTACCCTTCTCTGCCTTCCTGACAGGCGACTTTTGTCGAAGGCACACCTACCTGCGCGTCTCCATGATGGAGGAATGCAACCTTTGCT GCACCACAGCCAAAAGGCCTCTGTCCCTGCCCAAGACCAGAATCTTCCAGGggtcctctccccccctctcctatgTCCCCCATCCTAGAGTCCTCACCTCAGCTATGACCCTCCAACAGTACCACTCCATAAGCGGGGGTGGCCAACCCAGTAAGGATGTATCATGCCTTTCAGGCTACACCGTTTCAACAGTGCAGCCTGGTGTCAGCTGCTCGGGAACCCACCAGTGTGGAAGAATCCCTCAGTGGTCCCATATTGTCAAAAGAAGCCGTTACGGGGGTGACAGTGCCTCTAGTGTAGCCCCCCGCAGCAAATATGGGAACGGTGACTTACTGGCAACCCCCAGTTATCAAACCAAAGCTTCtggttctgacacacacacaaatgtattgAGTCACAATGACACAGACTGCCTCAAGTACACAGTTACCAGGGGTCCAAACTTAATAAAGAATTCCTCTACAAGGACCTCTGGGATTCCTTCCCTTTGCACACTACTGAGAAACGCCAAAACAGGGCCCCTCGTAGGTCAGCATAGCATAAGGCTGTGCCACAGACAAACCTCCAGAGATGTCCCCCAAGCCAAACTCAAACAACCCACACAGGAACACTTGGAAGCGGATGCAAATTCCTCTCACTACCTTAAGCCAGACAACCCCACTACCGCccaactgacacacactgacgcCCAAGGCCGGGCCTCCATGGTGGATGTGGGCAGCAAGTCTCCCACACGGCGAAGCGCCACAGCCACAGCTACCGTTCATCTGGGCCCCACCACTTTCGGCCTGCTCCGTGACAACCAGTTAGCTAAGGGCGACGCACTAGCCGTAGCGCAACTAGCGGGAATCATGGCTGCCAAGCAGACTAGCGCCCTCATCCCGCTCTGCCACCCGCTGCCCTTAGACCACATCTCCGTCACCTTCAACCTCGATGCCAGCCGACTCGCAGCCGTTGTCACTGCGACTGCCCACACCACAGGCCGCACCGGTGTGGAGATGGAGGCCCTGACGGCAGTCACGGTGGCGGCGTTGACGCTTTATGACATGTGCAAGGCGGTGAGTCATGACATCACCGTTACGGACGTCAAACTGGTCAGTAAGACAGGCGGGAAGAGGGACTTCCACCGTGAACCCTGA